In Pseudomonadales bacterium, the genomic stretch ACTGATATCGGGTGGCAACAGGCACGTCGTTGCCGCGGGTTGAACGAATCGCTAGAGTACGGCGCCGCCGGCAGGAACAGGGAACAACGCGCCCAGATGAATGGCAAGACACCGCGACGCGACGCCATCCTGCAGTCGCTGGCACACATGCTGGAAGCCACCCCCGGCGGACGCATCACGACGGCAGCGCTGGCAGCCGACGTCGGTGTTTCCGAAGCAGCTCTGTACCGTCATTTTCCCAGCAAGGCAAAGATATTCGAAGGACTCATCGAGTTCATCGAAACCACACTGTTCAGCCGTATCGGCCGGATTCGTGAGGATGAACCCGACGGTCGCGCACAATGCGAACAGATCCTGACCCTGCTGCTGACCTTCTGCGAGCGCAACCCGGGCATCACACGCCTGCTCACCGGCGACGCCCTCACCGGCGAAACCGACCGGCTCCGCGCGCGCGTGCAGCAGCTCTTCGACCGTCTTGAAACCGAGCTTCGACAGGTGCTGCGTGACGCCGAATTGCGCGACGGATTGCGTACGGTGCTGCCGGCTGCACTCGCGGCAAACCTGCTGCTCGTGACGGCCGAGGGCCGCATCATCCAGTATGTGCGTTCGGAATTCCGGCGCTCGCCGACCGAATACTGGAACGAGCAGTGGCGCGTCCTGACCGGTGCCTTTTTTCGC encodes the following:
- the slmA gene encoding nucleoid occlusion factor SlmA, translated to MNGKTPRRDAILQSLAHMLEATPGGRITTAALAADVGVSEAALYRHFPSKAKIFEGLIEFIETTLFSRIGRIREDEPDGRAQCEQILTLLLTFCERNPGITRLLTGDALTGETDRLRARVQQLFDRLETELRQVLRDAELRDGLRTVLPAALAANLLLVTAEGRIIQYVRSEFRRSPTEYWNEQWRVLTGAFFR